In Arthrobacter sp. StoSoilB5, one genomic interval encodes:
- a CDS encoding Nif3-like dinuclear metal center hexameric protein, producing the protein MEAVDTAISDADSSDDAGTVEASGDPTLGQVLLAVEELWPESLAEDWDEVGLVVGRPNAPITKILFAVDPTLAVIDEAIEWGAGLLITHHPLLLKGVNSVAATSAKGLAVHRLIEAGTGLLTVHTNGDSAVGGVSDVLADAFGLENVVPLTPAANGLPEEGIGRVGDLPELMTLGDFAARVFGMLPAVAGGVRVAGDKDGLLRRVAVCGGAGDSLFDAVRASNADVYVTADMRHHPASEAREGAVNGRPYLIDVSHFASEWLWLPVAAEALGNVLADQGYDVEIRVSSTNSDPWDFILTPGGD; encoded by the coding sequence ATGGAAGCAGTAGACACCGCCATTTCTGATGCGGATTCCAGCGACGACGCCGGGACAGTGGAAGCAAGCGGGGACCCGACCCTTGGCCAGGTGTTGCTTGCCGTTGAGGAACTCTGGCCAGAGTCCTTGGCTGAGGATTGGGACGAGGTGGGCCTCGTAGTGGGGCGCCCCAACGCGCCCATCACCAAGATCCTGTTTGCTGTGGATCCCACCTTGGCAGTCATAGACGAAGCCATTGAGTGGGGCGCCGGGCTCCTGATTACGCATCATCCGTTGCTGCTCAAGGGCGTGAACTCCGTCGCCGCCACTTCCGCGAAGGGCTTGGCCGTGCATCGGCTGATCGAAGCGGGCACGGGACTCCTTACCGTCCATACCAACGGTGACTCCGCCGTCGGGGGTGTATCCGACGTATTGGCGGACGCCTTTGGCCTGGAGAATGTCGTTCCTCTTACCCCTGCTGCCAATGGCTTGCCCGAGGAAGGCATTGGCAGGGTTGGTGATCTTCCTGAGCTGATGACGCTGGGTGATTTCGCTGCCCGCGTCTTCGGGATGCTTCCCGCGGTGGCCGGAGGCGTCCGCGTGGCCGGTGACAAGGACGGGCTGCTGCGGCGTGTCGCCGTCTGCGGTGGCGCGGGGGACAGCTTGTTCGATGCTGTCAGGGCCAGCAACGCAGATGTGTATGTTACAGCTGACATGCGGCACCATCCGGCGTCGGAAGCGCGTGAAGGCGCGGTCAACGGCCGGCCCTACCTCATCGACGTCTCGCACTTTGCCAGCGAATGGCTGTGGCTGCCCGTAGCCGCGGAAGCGCTTGGCAACGTACTGGCTGATCAGGGCTACGACGTCGAGATCCGTGTCAGCAGCACCAACAGCGATCCTTGGGACTTCATACTCACTCCCGGCGGGGACTAG
- the msrA gene encoding peptide-methionine (S)-S-oxide reductase MsrA: MKTFVLGGGCFWCLDAVYQKTRGVSSVVSGYTGGHVRNPDYYDVCSGTTGHAEVVAVTFDETVVPEEVILDMFFALHDPTTLNRQGYDTGTQYRSSMFYTTTEEKILFEEAIERAQSLWANPIVTEVSRLPEFYEAEEVHQNYYAKFPYQGYCQVIINPKLAKARKYYSAWLTA; the protein is encoded by the coding sequence ATGAAAACTTTTGTACTTGGTGGTGGATGTTTCTGGTGCCTGGATGCCGTGTACCAGAAAACCCGTGGCGTCAGTTCCGTGGTCTCCGGCTACACAGGGGGCCATGTCCGCAATCCCGATTACTACGACGTCTGCTCGGGAACCACCGGTCATGCGGAGGTGGTTGCGGTGACATTCGATGAAACCGTGGTGCCGGAGGAAGTCATTCTCGACATGTTCTTCGCGTTGCACGACCCCACCACCTTGAACCGGCAGGGCTACGACACAGGCACCCAATACCGTTCGTCGATGTTCTACACCACTACCGAGGAAAAGATCCTCTTCGAGGAAGCAATCGAACGCGCCCAATCCTTGTGGGCCAATCCGATAGTGACGGAAGTGAGCCGGCTACCCGAGTTCTACGAGGCAGAGGAAGTCCATCAGAACTATTACGCCAAGTTCCCATACCAGGGTTACTGTCAGGTCATCATCAATCCCAAGCTGGCCAAGGCCCGGAAATATTACTCTGCATGGCTAACTGCTTAG
- the cysK gene encoding cysteine synthase A encodes MARIYDDVTQLVGRTPLVRLNRLTEGLEATVAVKLEFYNPANSVKDRIGVAIIDAAEKSGALKPGGTIVEGTSGNTGIALALVGAARGYKVILTMPETMSTERRVMLRAYGAEIVLTPGSEGMRGAVEKAQEIVANTENSVWAQQFANPANPEIHRNTTAEEIWADTDGEVDIFVGGVGTGGTVTGVGQVLKERKPEVQIIAVEPKDSPILNGGSPGPHKIQGLGANFVPEVLDTNVYDEVLDATLEDSVATARALGSKEGVLAGISGGAAVWGALEVAKRPENKGKLIVVIVPDFGERYISTVLFDDIRG; translated from the coding sequence ATGGCAAGGATCTACGACGACGTCACCCAGCTGGTCGGCCGCACTCCGCTGGTCCGTTTGAACCGGCTTACCGAAGGCCTCGAGGCCACTGTTGCGGTCAAGCTTGAGTTCTACAACCCGGCCAACAGCGTGAAGGACCGCATCGGCGTGGCCATCATCGACGCCGCCGAAAAGTCCGGTGCCCTGAAGCCGGGTGGAACCATCGTGGAAGGTACCTCGGGCAACACGGGAATCGCGCTGGCCCTGGTGGGTGCTGCGCGCGGTTACAAGGTCATCCTGACAATGCCTGAGACGATGTCCACGGAACGCCGTGTCATGCTGCGCGCCTACGGTGCAGAGATCGTGCTGACGCCGGGTTCCGAAGGCATGCGCGGGGCTGTTGAAAAGGCCCAGGAAATTGTTGCCAACACGGAGAACTCCGTCTGGGCGCAGCAGTTCGCCAACCCGGCCAACCCTGAGATCCACCGCAACACCACTGCCGAGGAAATCTGGGCTGACACCGATGGCGAAGTAGATATCTTCGTTGGCGGCGTCGGCACCGGCGGTACCGTGACCGGCGTGGGACAGGTCCTCAAGGAGCGCAAGCCCGAAGTCCAGATCATTGCAGTCGAGCCCAAGGACTCCCCCATCCTTAATGGTGGCAGCCCGGGTCCGCACAAGATCCAGGGCCTCGGCGCCAACTTCGTCCCGGAGGTCCTGGACACCAACGTCTACGACGAAGTTCTCGACGCGACCCTTGAAGACTCCGTCGCCACGGCCCGCGCCCTCGGTTCCAAGGAAGGTGTCCTCGCCGGCATCTCCGGCGGTGCCGCGGTATGGGGTGCCTTGGAGGTCGCCAAGCGACCCGAGAACAAGGGCAAGCTGATCGTCGTGATCGTCCCGGACTTCGGAGAGCGTTACATCTCCACAGTGCTTTTTGACGATATCCGCGGCTAA